The following proteins are encoded in a genomic region of Ananas comosus cultivar F153 linkage group 25, ASM154086v1, whole genome shotgun sequence:
- the LOC109728983 gene encoding uncharacterized protein At4g19900-like, which translates to MATSAKKPKLRLSLLIPSSLFALAILRLSLHGFFPHPPSSSSSSSRPASIPTALLPLPKPHLKLLLLRSSVNGRSRFQHLRPSPRSRRFFARATEFFRGHCELRFFMTWISSLDGFGPREFLAMESLFKSHPNACLLLVSDTMDSSKGAHLLKPFLDKGFRVAAVAPDYNYLFKSTPAECWFEKLLNGEVDPGEVSLGQNLSNLLRLVVVYKFGGVYLDTDVIVMKSFSGLKNVIGAQAVDAATGNWSRLNNAVMVFDKMHPLVYKFIEEFALTFDGSKWGHNGPYLVSRVAARVAGRPGFEVTVLPPSAFYPVDWNKIAGLFKEPKDANYAKWVKAKIKSIRKESFAVHLWNKQSRGMNVEEGSVIGRIMLDCCVFCNFSSG; encoded by the coding sequence atGGCGACCTCCGCGAAGAAACCGAAGCTTCGCCTCTCCCTTCTCATCCCCTCCTCCCTCTTCGCCCTCGCCATCCTCCGCCTCTCCCTCCATGGCTTCTTCCCCCATCCTccctcttcgtcttcttcctcctctcgaCCCGCCTCGATCCCCACGGCCCTGCTCCCCCTCCCCAAACCCCACCTAAAGCTCCTCCTTTTACGCAGCTCCGTCAATGGCCGCTCCCGGTTCCAGCACCTGCGCCCCAGCCCCCGCTCCCGCCGCTTCTTCGCGAGAGCCACCGAGTTCTTCCGCGGGCATTGTGAGCTCCGCTTCTTCATGACTTGGATCTCTTCATTAGATGGTTTTGGCCCCAGGGAGTTCTTGGCAATGGAGAGCTTGTTTAAATCCCACCCAAATGCGTGTTTGCTCCTAGTTTCCGACACCATGGACTCTTCTAAAGGTGCCCATTTGCTCAAACCCTTCTTGGATAAAGGGTTCCGAGTCGCCGCAGTAGCTCCTGATTACAACTACTTGTTCAAGAGCACCCCTGCTGAGTGCTGGTTCGAAAAGCTGCTTAATGGAGAAGTTGATCCAGGGGAGGTTTCGCTTGGCCAAAACCTCTCCAATTTGCTCCGCCTTGTGGTAGTTTACAAATTCGGCGGTGTGTATCTCGACACGGATGTAATAGTGATGAAGAGCTTCTCGGGACTTAAGAACGTGATCGGAGCTCAGGCGGTAGACGCGGCGACGGGGAATTGGAGTAGATTGAACAACGCCGTGATGGTGTTCGACAAAATGCACCCTCTTGTGTATAAGTTCATTGAGGAGTTTGCTTTAACATTTGATGGTAGTAAGTGGGGCCACAACGGGCCTTATCTCGTTTCGAGGGTGGCGGCGAGGGTGGCCGGGCGCCCGGGTTTCGAAGTTACGGTTTTGCCGCCCTCCGCATTCTATCCGGTGGATTGGAATAAGATAGCGGGGCTGTTTAAAGAGCCGAAGGATGCAAATTACGCAAAGTGGGTGAAAGCGAAGATCAAGAGTATCCGAAAGGAGAGTTTTGCTGTTCATTTGTGGAACAAGCAGAGTAGGGGAATGAATGTCGAGGAGGGGAGTGTGATTGGGAGAATAATGTTGGATTGTTgtgttttttgtaatttttccaGCGGCTAA